CGAGACCTATTGGCTGCCCGAGGCCGACCTGATCTCGCTGGGCGCGGGCAGCACGGTCAACCGCGGTTGTGTGGTGCAGACCCACCTGTTCCACGACCGGATCATGCGGATGGACACCGTGATCCTCGACGAGGGCGCCACGCTGGGCCCGCACTGTGTCGCGCTGCCCGCCTCACGCATCGGCGCGGGGGCCACCATCGGGCCCGCCTCGCTGGTGATGCGCGGTGACGAGGTCCCGCCGTGGACCCGCTGGCAGGGCAATCCCATTGCCCCCTGGACGAAGTCGAAAAAGAAGCGAGCCGAATGAGCAGTGCCAAGAAGGTCGCGAAGAAGACGGCACACACTCCCCCGGTGATCGACCCGTACCTGCCGCGCAACGGCAACTTCGGCTACCGGGTGTCACGCTACGAACTCGACATCGAGTACAAGGTGGCGATCAACCGCCTCGGCGGCACGGTCACCGTCACCGCGGTGACCCTTGCCGCGCTGCGCGCCTTCACCCTCGATCTCTCCGATGCGCTGGGCGTGTCGAAGGTGACGGTGAACGGCCGGCGCCCCAACAACTTCCGATGTCATGGTGGAAAACTGCACATCACCCTCGGTGAGACGTTGCCCGCCGGTGCGGCGATGACGCTCGTGGTGCGCTACGGCGGCACACCCAGACCGCTGCGCACCGTCTGGGGCGAGGTCGGATTCGAGGAACTGTCCAACGGTGCGCTGGTGGCCGGTCAGCCCAACGGGGCCGCCTCCTGGTTCCCGTGCGACGACCATCCCTCCGCGAAGGCCAGTTTTCGCATCCGGATCAGCACCGACAGCCCCTACTACGCGTTGGCCAACGGGGAACTGTTGTCCAAGCAGACCCGTGCGAGCCACACCACGTGGACCTATGAGCAGGCCGAGCCGACCTCGACCTACCTGATCACGTTGCAGATCGGCGAATACACCAGGCACCGGCTGAACAAGAGCCCTGTCCCGATGCACGCGGTCCTCCCGGATCGATTGCGGCGCAACTTCGACCACGACTTCGGCCGGCAGACACAGATGATGAAGTTGTTCATCCGCCAGTTCGGCCCTTACCCGTTGGAAACCGGTTACACCGTCGTCGTCACCGACGACGATCTGGAGATCCCGCTTGAGGCACAGGGGCTTTCCATCTTCGGTGCCAACCATTGCGACGGCCGGCGCAGTTCCGAGCGGTTGATCGCCCATGAGCTGGCCCACCAGTGGTTCGGCAATTCGGTGACCGCGCGCCGGTGGCGGGACATCTGGTTACACGAGGGCTTCGCCTGTTACGCGGAGTGGCTGTGGTCCGAGGAGTCCGGCGGGCCCAGCGCCGACGAACGCGCCCGCAACTATCACCGCAAGCTGGCCGATTCACCGCAGGATCTGCTGCTGACCGATCCGGGACCGACCGACATGTTCGACGACCGGGTGTACAAACGCGGCGCGCTCACCCTGCACGCCGTGCGCCATACCATCGGCGACGACAACTTCTTTGCACTGCTGCAGGATTGGACCGCCCGCTACCGGCACAGCACCGCGGTGACCGATGATTTCACCGGCCTGGCGGCCAACCATGCCGACGTCTCGCTGCGCGGGCTGTGGGACCGCTGGCTGTACTCCACCGACCTCCCGGACCTGTGACCGACGGCGGCTCCGCACTGCCGGCGCGCGGGCCGGTCACGCGGGCCAGCGTCACCACGGTCGGAATCGCCACCGCCTGCACCGCACTGTGCGGGTACGTGGTGCTGTATCTGGCCGCCCGCAGCCTGGAGCCCGCGGGCTTCTCCCTCTTCGGGGTGTTCTGGGGGGCGTTCGGTCTCGTCAGCGGCGCGGCCAACGGGCTGCTGCAGGAGGCCACCCGCGAGGTGCGGGCCGCGCGCACGCGGAGCGCACCCGAAGCATCCCGGACCCGGCCGATGTGGGTGGCCGTCGGCGTGGGCATCGGTGCGGCCGCCCTGATCGGCGTGACCGCACCGCTGTGGTCGGCCCGGGTCTTCACCGAGTACCAGTGGCTCAGTGTGGCGCTGCTCAGCATCGGTCTCGGCGGATTCTGCCTGCACGCAACGCTTCTGGGCATGCTGGCCGGCACCGATCGATGGACCCAGTACGGCTCGCTGATGGTGACCGACGCGGTGACCCGGGTGGCGGTCGCGGTGGCGGCGTTCGTCTTCGGCTGGGGGCTCGCCGGGTTCCTGTGGGCCACCGTCGCCGGCTGCCTGGCGTGGCTGACCATGCTGGTGTGCTCCCGAGGCGCCCGGGCGGCGGCCGCGCTGACCTGCGCGGGCAGCGCGCGCACCTTCTTGGCGGGCGCCTCGCATTCGGTGGCCGCGGCCGGCGCCAGCGCCATCCTGGTGATGGGATTCCCGGTGCTGTTACAGGCCACCAGCTCCGAACTCGGCGCCGCGGGCGGAGTGGTGATCCTCGCGGTCACCCTCACCAGAGCTCCGCTGCTGGTGCCGCTGACGGCCATGCAGGGCAACCTGATAGCGCATTTCGTCGATCAGCGCGACCGCAGACTGGGTGCGCTGCTCACCCCCGCACTGGTGGTCACCGCGATCGGCACGATCGGCGTCGCGGCGGCCGCGGTCGCCGGCCCCTGGTTGCTGCACACCGCATTCGGGCCCGAATATCAGGCGAGCGGCGCACTGCTGGCCTGGCTGACCGCCGCGGCCACCGCCATCGCACTGCTCACCCTCACCGGCGCCGCG
The sequence above is drawn from the Mycolicibacterium neoaurum VKM Ac-1815D genome and encodes:
- a CDS encoding M1 family metallopeptidase, translated to MSSAKKVAKKTAHTPPVIDPYLPRNGNFGYRVSRYELDIEYKVAINRLGGTVTVTAVTLAALRAFTLDLSDALGVSKVTVNGRRPNNFRCHGGKLHITLGETLPAGAAMTLVVRYGGTPRPLRTVWGEVGFEELSNGALVAGQPNGAASWFPCDDHPSAKASFRIRISTDSPYYALANGELLSKQTRASHTTWTYEQAEPTSTYLITLQIGEYTRHRLNKSPVPMHAVLPDRLRRNFDHDFGRQTQMMKLFIRQFGPYPLETGYTVVVTDDDLEIPLEAQGLSIFGANHCDGRRSSERLIAHELAHQWFGNSVTARRWRDIWLHEGFACYAEWLWSEESGGPSADERARNYHRKLADSPQDLLLTDPGPTDMFDDRVYKRGALTLHAVRHTIGDDNFFALLQDWTARYRHSTAVTDDFTGLAANHADVSLRGLWDRWLYSTDLPDL
- a CDS encoding polysaccharide biosynthesis protein, whose protein sequence is MTDGGSALPARGPVTRASVTTVGIATACTALCGYVVLYLAARSLEPAGFSLFGVFWGAFGLVSGAANGLLQEATREVRAARTRSAPEASRTRPMWVAVGVGIGAAALIGVTAPLWSARVFTEYQWLSVALLSIGLGGFCLHATLLGMLAGTDRWTQYGSLMVTDAVTRVAVAVAAFVFGWGLAGFLWATVAGCLAWLTMLVCSRGARAAAALTCAGSARTFLAGASHSVAAAGASAILVMGFPVLLQATSSELGAAGGVVILAVTLTRAPLLVPLTAMQGNLIAHFVDQRDRRLGALLTPALVVTAIGTIGVAAAAVAGPWLLHTAFGPEYQASGALLAWLTAAATAIALLTLTGAAAVAAALHRAYAAGWIGATLAAGALLLLPAALETRTVIALLCGPVVGIAVHMYALARS